Genomic DNA from Apis mellifera strain DH4 linkage group LG6, Amel_HAv3.1, whole genome shotgun sequence:
aataaaattactagcttttatatctataaattaaaaaaagttaaattttcttttaatataaaaaatttatttatttgtaaataataaatttatttataagtaatttaaaaatatattacctaAGGGAAGATGAATCCATACAAAATAACCACCTTCTGGTCTTTTATATGAACAGCCTTGTGGTAAACAATGAtccaatatattacataatacagATAATCGTTcctataagtataaaatatattcatttatctatttttttaaagtacaaatgtttaaatttttttgaaatttccatatttagttttagaatttatttattaaatatgcatatatatattgattaataatctttaaactctaattataaaatagaaaatactgttaaaagaaattagtaataatttaattcatttcatgaaatataccttatatatttgtattaatttatcgagGTAATTATCTtgcatatttaattgtaataaacttGTGACAATACCggatatataatgattaactGCACCACCGCTGCATAAAATTcctctataaaatattaatttaaaaatcaaataataatatgttaatccctaaaaaatttatataattaatatataatataatttataattaatatataatattaatatataatataatttatataattatataattaaaaatattgtttacaatTATAGTTCTCTTAACAGTTTATCAattgatattctattttaactaaatttttgtaatatatttcttgatatatatttctattttcgaaaatgtgATTGTAAATCACTTatcattcttaaaattattcataaattctaaataattaagttctcaatctgattattaaattttaagttactAATCATAGTTaagttatttacatatatcttcattcacatatttttcgcaatataaataaatacttgttataaataattcctgtattagatttaaattcattagcATTGTTAATTTCATggctaatttaaatttcaatatgtcATATATacatcttaatattaataattaaaaaaatgaaaagaataataggaaagaaatattatacgatTGTCTAAAAATCTTGGCAATTCGTGGACTACATTCTATCCATCCGAAACGAAGACcaggagaaaaaatttttgagaatgtcccattagatataatattgccATCTCGATATTCAGAATCTGTTGGTTggtcataaaaaaataatctatgtGGTGGTAAACCATCTCCATAATACAATAAGTTGTATACATCATCACAAacgattattatagaattttttcgtGCTATTTCAACGAGACGTTTAcaatttcctaaaaaaaaaaaaaaaaaaaaaaaataaataaaaacttttaaatttttaacaaattagtaaaatatacaaatttttaatttaccaaCAAGTAAAGTTGATCCAGTTGGATTATGAAAAGTGGGTATTGTATAAAACATAGCCCAGAATATTTTTTGctcatttgttaaaaaattatggtcACATTTCTGTTCCAtaactattttttcaaatgcaTTAACATCTACCATATCGTTTTTCATTGgtactatattaaaaatgagaaataaagatatatatatatatatgtgtgtatatatatctttatttatactatatatatatatatatatatatatatatatatatatatatagta
This window encodes:
- the LOC409721 gene encoding uncharacterized protein YER152C, encoding METISDPYRRHLFDNDSIFNVYNEETTNLSVGAPGPDLLQYCVEMIKKATDHRLEEEKKEGKYYLFQYGITAGLWECREELAKFLTRRYGDPVKRENLILTCGASHGLQLLLNTIIAPNGIIFVEEVTYMIALDTFKQFPLMKIITVPMKNDMVDVNAFEKIVMEQKCDHNFLTNEQKIFWAMFYTIPTFHNPTGSTLLVGNCKRLVEIARKNSIIIVCDDVYNLLYYGDGLPPHRLFFYDQPTDSEYRDGNIISNGTFSKIFSPGLRFGWIECSPRIAKIFRQSGILCSGGAVNHYISGIVTSLLQLNMQDNYLDKLIQIYKERLSVLCNILDHCLPQGCSYKRPEGGYFVWIHLPLDIKASNFIEWCQETFKVSAIPGIRFSYLEKSNNFLRLSISFHKKEILETATKTLCKALFNYMHNV